A single window of Rana temporaria chromosome 1, aRanTem1.1, whole genome shotgun sequence DNA harbors:
- the LOC120924964 gene encoding ubiquitin-like protein 5 encodes MIEVVCNDRLGKKVQVKCNSEDTIKDLKKLTAAQTGTRWDKIVLKKWHLIFKDHVTLSDYEIHNRMNLELYYQ; translated from the coding sequence ATGATTGAGGTGGTGTGTAATGACCGTTTGGGAAAGAAAGTCCAGGTAAAATGCAACTCAGAAGACACCATCAAGGATCTGAAGAAACTCACTGCAGCTCAGACAGGCACACGGTGGGACAAAATAGTGCTAAAGAAATGGCACTTGATATTTAAGGACCACGTGACACTCAGTGACTATGAAATCCACAATAGAATGAACCTGGAATTATACTACCAGTAA